In a genomic window of Glycine max cultivar Williams 82 chromosome 13, Glycine_max_v4.0, whole genome shotgun sequence:
- the LOC100793602 gene encoding protein LONGIFOLIA 1: MSKKVLTSMKDENPDLQKQIGCISGFLQLFDRHSFLTGQSNSSHNQNIPNNKGGISNHIKEVNNTTQKATANNVKVARENQQFSTESSGTSMTSSSRSSSMSSLEFNRTIQIEPPPINQMKIPENSNSGAAMKQGSQGHQPLDFYDIVKESMHRDVHGLSVKTVAKEEKKGRILKYIDSPRPLEPSKFVNTGVMVAWDSPRLSYDGRDTQDTFKSATKPKELPRLSLDSRQGSIKSFNEGTKSRSLLKGPQKGYGSSSTMQLQEPETSRRPSSVVAKLMGLEAFPDCTETCDTPPRISSCATNKNETTAGPSTNDEYKQHQSAASSQRTIKGSTLLQFRRDASIMNMTPYSRFSLEPIPWRQPEASQGSQLQNSKRSESSAKASKLSLSVYGEIEKRIADLEFKNSGKDLRALKQILDAMQRYKESLDIPRDQVSNSLSDNRSNSSLSESSIVKSPRLRQKDPTSTTVEMSNSTQGSKSPIFIMKPAKAARKTNSPASTEMSFQGKSGPSKFSPANRTNGIMGDKLDRQTAKGIGPAITHATDPISQPFHSVNKSNKKRTSKLMQSSKVRQVINGENATNSSNTAEAKSPRLQKKFGLERRSPPTSPSSDLSSNRRQQNRQSVELSSPSTTPRQKFSEISNQRRDFKHEVDLEVIHIDHSDRINGNTIQLKGINQNNAAEELSKESFMAEKTITAEQPSPVSVLDASFYREEPPSPVKKKSDISKDLDDALNTYDSSEENSEDLPLSSNTTKANFSSDTDLRTQNLVEILQQIDNSDERFTNFRDNKDPDHRYISEILLASGLLSSPSSSQVFHSSSYPINPKLFLALEQIKTNKMCFNIEHNAKNITGLNSPEQMQRKLIFDVVNDILAQKIILESSTLWRQPNQQAGRKLSGQLLLDELCTEIDKLQHKNTNVNLADENENLTSLLWEELMHCPTIYTNSYSEIPNVVLDIERLIFKDLITEVVRSELANHSGKHCRQLLLSK; this comes from the exons atgtctaaaaaGGTTTTGACATCAATGAAGGATGAAAATCCAGATTTGCAGAAGCAAATTGGGTGCATCAGTGGGTTTCTTCAGCTGTTTGACCGCCACAGTTTCCTCACAGGTCAAAGCAATAGCAGCCACAATCAGAACATACCAAATAATAAAG GTGGAATCAGCAACCATATCAAAGAGGTGAATAATACAACTCAAAAGGCAACG GCAAATAATGTGAAGGTTGCAAGAGAGAATCAACAATTCTCCACTGAATCATCAGGAACTTCAATGACTTCATCGTCTCGCTCATCTAGCATGTCGTCCCTCGAGTTTAATAGAACAATTCAGATAGAGCCACCACCAATCAATCAAATGAAAATTCCAGAAAACTCTAACTCAGGAGCAGCAATGAAGCAAGGCAGCCAAGGCCATCAACCTCTTGATTTCTATGATATTGTCAAAGAGTCAATGCATAGAGATGTTCATGGATTGTCAGTAAAAACTGTAGCTAAAGAGGAAAAGAAGGGTCGTATCTTGAAATACATTGACTCTCCTAGGCCTTTGGAGCCCTCCAAATTTGTCAATACAGGAGTTATGGTTGCTTGGGATTCACCAAGACTCTCTTATGATGGGAGGGACACACAAGATACATTCAAATCCGCTACAAAGCCAAAGGAACTCCCAAGGCTTTCCTTGGACAGCAGACAAGGATCTATCAAAAGTTTCAATGAAGGAACAAAATCTCGTAGCCTTTTGAAGGGTCCCCAGAAAGGGTATGGTAGCTCCAGTACAATGCAGCTGCAGGAACCAGAAACTTCTAGAAGACCATCCAGTGTTGTAGCAAAGTTAATGGGACTTGAAGCCTTCCCAGACTGCACAGAAACTTGTGATACTCCGCCGCGAATCTCTAGCTGCGCCACCAACAAAAATGAGACAACCGCAGGACCTAGCACAAATGATGAGTACAAGCAACACCAAAGTGCAGCATCATCCCAGAGAACAATCAAGGGGTCTACCTTGCTTCAGTTTAGGAGGGATGCTTCAATCATGAACATGACGCCATATTCACGGTTTTCCCTTGAACCAATTCCGTGGAGGCAACCTGAAGCAAGCCAAGGTTCTCAATTACAGAATTCTAAGAGAAGCGAATCTTCAGCAAAAGCATCAAAACTGTCCCTCTCTGTATATGGGGAAATTGAAAAGAGGATAGCAGATCTAGAGTTCAAAAATTCTGGAAAAGATCTCAGGGCCCTTAAACAgattcttgatgcaatgcagaGATATAAAGAATCATTGGATATTCCAAGAGATCAGGTGTCTAATTCTCTATCTGACAATAGAAGTAATAGCAGTCTCAGTGAAAGCTCAATAGTAAAAAGCCCAAGACTACGGCAGAAGGACCCAACATCCACCACTGTTGAGATGTCAAATTCAACCCAGGGTAGTAAGTCGCCGATTTTCATCATGAAACCAGCAAAAGCTGCAAGAAAAACCAATAGTCCAGCTTCCACAGAAATGTCATTTCAGGGTAAATCAGGCCCCAGCAAGTTTAGCCCTGCTAACCGCACAAATGGAATAATGGGTGACAAGCTTGACAGGCAAACAGCAAAGGGTATTGGTCCAGCAATCACACATGCCACAGATCCCATCAGCCAACCCTTTCACTCAGTGAATAAGAGTAATAAGAAGAGAACTTCaaaattgatgcaatcctcaaAAGTTCGTCAAGTAATCAATGGAGAAAATGCCACCAACTCCAGCAATACAGCAGAAGCCAAGAGCCCAAGACTACAAAAGAAGTTTGGTTTGGAGAGGCGTTCTCCGCCAACTAGCCCATCATCAGATTTGAGCAGTAACAGAAGACAACAGAATAGGCAATCGGTGGAATTGTCTTCCCCAAGTACAACACCCAGACAAAAATTCAGTGAGATTAGCAATCAAAGGAGGGATTTTAAGCATGAAGTTGACCTAGAAGTCATTCACATTGATCATTCTGATAGGATCAATGGCAACACCATCCAGCTAAAGGGCATTAACCAAAAT AATGCTGCAGAAGAGTTGAGCAAGGAAAGCTTTATGGCTGAGAAAACAATTACAGCAGAACAGCCAAGCCCTGTGTCTGTTCTAGATGCTTCTTTCTACAGAGAAGAACCACCTTCTCCAGTTAAAAAGAAATCAGACATCTCAAAAGATTTAG ATGATGCTCTGAACACTTATGATAGTAGTGAGGAGAACTCAGAAGATCTTCCACTTTCATCCAACACTACAAAAGCCAACTTCAGCAGTGATACTGACTTGAGAACTCAAAATTTGGTCGAAATTCTCCAACAAATTGACAACAGTGATGAGAGATTCACCAATTTCAGAGACAATAAAGATCCTGATCATAGATATATATCAGAAATACTGTTAGCATCGGGGCTGCTCAGCAGTCCAAGCTCTAGCCAGGTTTTTCATTCATCAAGTTACCCAATAAACCCAAAGTTGTTCCTTGCACTGGAGCAAATCAAGACAAACAAGATGTGCTTCAACATTGAACATAATGCCAAGAATATTACTGGGCTGAATAGTCCTGAGCAAATGCAAAGAAAGCTAATATTTGATGTTGTTAATGACATTCTAGCTCAGAAAATAATATTGGAAAGTTCTACTCTGTGGCGCCAACCAAATCAGCAAGCAGGTAGAAAACTAAGTGGACAGCTGCTTTTGGATGAGCTTTGCACAGAAATTGATAAGTTgcaacataaaaatacaaatgtCAACCTGGCTGATGAGAATGAGAATTTGACAAGTCTCCTGTGGGAAGAGTTGATGCACTGTCCCACAATTTACACAAACAGTTACAGTGAAATACCAAATGTCGTGTTGGATATTGAACGGTTAATCTTCAAAGATTTGATAACTGAAGTTGTGAGAAGTGAACTAGCTAACCATTCTGGTAAGCATTGCAGACAACTGCTGCTTTCCAAGTAG